The region ACGAAAGACGCACGTATTCGGCGCTGTCCGGTGTCGTCTTGGCAAGAGAGTTTTATCCCCTCACCCGGCCTTCGGCCACCCTCTCCCGGCGGGAGAGGGTGCCCCAAAAGGGCGGAGAGGGGAATGTTGGTTTGCCGCACCAACCCGACCGGACATTGCCGGCACCTATTCAAAGGTGCCCCAGCCTGCCGGGTGAAAGGCCGATTCACCGTACCGCCACGTGGTTCGTGTTTTTCGTGGATTCAAAGGCTGTTTTAAGGCTAATGCCGTTGCGGTCGGCCCCGGGATTTGATAGCATGCAGATCGAGTGCGGAAGGCTCCGCAGGGTGGGCTGCTACAGTCGGCGGGAGATGGGGGAGGCGACATGACAAGGGAATTGGCGCTGGCCGGGTTGATGATGGTGCTGTACGCCCTGCCGGTTCAGGCCGGCCACGGCACCATCCGCGAGACGGATACGGAGATCGTCATCGAATACAGCGGCGACAGCCAGGACAAGCCGGCTGAAACAAAGGCGGCGCAGCCCCCTCCACCCACCCAGGCCGTCCCCGCCGATGTGGATCGGGCGCCATCGCGCCGGGCCCGCGGGCAGAGCGGCGACTCCGATTCCCAGGAAACGGACGAAACCGCACGGTCCCGGGCGTCGCACCGGGCCGAGCCGCCCCGGGGACCAACTTCGGAATAGGATCCTGCCATGGCGGCTTTGAACTCCGACAGTACGCATGATGCCGTCGTCAGGCGGTTGCGCCCCCACCTCCTCCCGCTTGCCCTCCTTGCGGCAGCGACATTCCTGGTATACGGCCGGTGTCTTGCCCATCAATTCCTGAACTGGGACGATCACGGCTATGTGACCGCCAATAGCGCGGTGATGGGCCTCACGGCAGAACATCTGCGGAGAGCGTTCAGCGACTATTTTGTCGGCAACTACGCACCGGTCCAGATTATCTCCTACATGGCCGACTATGCGCTCTGGGGGTTGCGGGCCTCGGGCTTCATCTTCACCAACATCCTGATCCATGCCGCCAACGGCATGCTCTTCTATGCGCTGCTGCTGCAGGTGACCGGCCGGCGGCTCTGGGCCTTCGGGGCGGCGTTGGTCTTTCTCCTCCACCCTGTGCAGGTGGAGTCGGTCGCCTGGATCTCCCAACGGAAAAACCTCCTGGCGATGCTGTTCTTTCTGGCGGCATTCCTGAGCTACAACCGGTACCGGGAGTGCCCCCCGTCCCCGCTTTCCTCGGGAAAAAGAGCCTATTACGCCCTGTCCGTCGTCCTGTATGTTCTGGCGTTGTTGTCCAAGTCGGTGGCCGTGGTGCTCCCTCCGGCGCTTCTCGTGTTCGACCTCTGCTACGGTTGCCGGAAGAGCCTGAAGGAGCTGCTGTACGACAAGATTCCCTATGCGATCGCCGCGGGGGCGGTCGCCCTGATCGCGCTTGAAAGCCAGATGCCGGAGGCGGGTGGCGGGAGACGGGATTATTACGGTGGCTCGCCCATGGCGACGGCATTGACCATGGTGCCGGTCTTCGTCAGGTACCTTGGGCTGATGTTCTGGCCGCACCGGCTCAGCGCGGTGTACACGCCGCAGGTACGGACCGGCGTGGATGCCGTGGTTGTCCTGTCGGCATTGCTCCTCACGGCGGTCCTGGGTGCCGCCATCATGCTCTTCCGCAAGGACCGGCGCCTGTTTTTCTGGGTGGCCCTCTTCTTTATCGGCCTGCTGCCCGTATCCCAGATCGTGCCGATTGTAACCTTGATGAATGATCGCTATCTGTATTTTCCTATGCTGGGAGGCGCCGCCTTTGTCGCGGGGAGTGGGGTATGGGCATACGACCGCCTGCGCGGCACCAGGAGGGCGGCGGCCTGCGCGGGTCTTGCGGTGCTGCTGGGGCTTGCCATGCTGTCGTTTCAGCGGGCGGCCGTGTGGAAAGACTCGT is a window of Geobacter sp. FeAm09 DNA encoding:
- a CDS encoding tetratricopeptide repeat protein, which produces MAALNSDSTHDAVVRRLRPHLLPLALLAAATFLVYGRCLAHQFLNWDDHGYVTANSAVMGLTAEHLRRAFSDYFVGNYAPVQIISYMADYALWGLRASGFIFTNILIHAANGMLFYALLLQVTGRRLWAFGAALVFLLHPVQVESVAWISQRKNLLAMLFFLAAFLSYNRYRECPPSPLSSGKRAYYALSVVLYVLALLSKSVAVVLPPALLVFDLCYGCRKSLKELLYDKIPYAIAAGAVALIALESQMPEAGGGRRDYYGGSPMATALTMVPVFVRYLGLMFWPHRLSAVYTPQVRTGVDAVVVLSALLLTAVLGAAIMLFRKDRRLFFWVALFFIGLLPVSQIVPIVTLMNDRYLYFPMLGGAAFVAGSGVWAYDRLRGTRRAAACAGLAVLLGLAMLSFQRAAVWKDSFTLWSDAYAKAPQTPQTTYYLADAYNGLGKTDEALRYYRLALKQSPHDRDILIALADLCVQTGRLEEAGPLLDELLRSNPGYAYGYQVMAMYHIKRGDVVRAEEMARVSVGLDPASPEGLHCLGKVYAARGNYRGALDLFHRALQLDPHNPMLWYNSACAEAAVDNVPEALAHLRRALETGLQKNPRAIANDPRLRPLTAVPEFENILRQR